Within the Metasolibacillus fluoroglycofenilyticus genome, the region ATGTACTCGATGTTGTAAAAGTAGCTGGCTATGATTTAATCGTTGTTGAAACAAGTGGTATCGGTCAGGGTGACGCTGAAATTACGAAGCATACAGATTTGTCCATGTATGTGATGACGAGCGAATTCGGTGCACCGACACAACTTGAAAAAATTGATATGATTGATTTTGCTGATATTATTGCAATTAATAAATTTGAGCGTAAAGGCTCCGAGGATGCGCTGCGTCAAGTGCAAAAGCAGTATCAACGCTCACGTGAACTATGGACTGCTAATTTAGATGATATGCCTGTTTATGGAACGATTGCTAGTCAATTTAACGATAAAGGAACAAACTCTCTATTTGCAGCACTTGTAAAAATAATTAATGAAAAGTTTGAACTAGATTGGGAAACAGCTTATGAGCAATCTATAAAAACACAAAAGCAAGATGTGATTATTCCAAATGAGCGACGCTATTATTTACGTGAAATTACAGATGCAGTGCGTGGTTATCATAAAAAAGCCGAACAGCAAGTGGAATTTGCTCGCAAATTATATCAGCTGGAGGGAACAAGGCAGCAGCTTGCTGCATCAGAGGAAGCATTAATTGCATCAATTGATACATTAATAGAAGCGGTCAAAAATGAATTATCCGCTGAATCTAAGCGAATTTTAGCGAACTGGGCAGCTTTAAAAGAGGCGTATGCTGGTGAAGAGCTTGTAACGAAAGTGCGTGACAAGGAAATTCGTACAGTTTTGCGAACGACATCTTTATCAGGTACAAAAATTCCGAAAGTTGCCTTGCCGAAATTTGTAGACTACGGTGAAATTTTACGTTGGGTCTATGCGGAAAATGTACCGGGCGAATTCCCATATACAGCAGGAGTATTCCCGTTTAAACGTGAAGGAGAAGACCCGAAGCGTCAATTTGCTGGAGAGGGGACGCCAGAGCGCACAAATAAACGCTTCCACTATTTATCAAAGGACGATGATGCTAAGCGTTTATCAACGGCATTTGACTCGGTAACGTTATACGGCGAGGACCCACATATAAGACCTGATATTTACGGTAAAGTTGGGGAATCAGGCGTCAGCATTTGTACTTTAGATGATATGAAAAAGCTGTATGCAGGCTTTGACTTATGTGCACCTTCCACATCTGTATCAATGACAATTAATGGACCAGCGCCAATTATTTTAGCGATGTTTATGAATACAGCAATTGACCAGCAGGTAAAAAAGCATGAGGAGGAGCTAGGGCGTGTCCTCACAGTGGAAGAATTTGCTGAAGTGCGTGCAAAAACGCTTCAGGTCGTGCGTGGCACAGTGCAAGCTGATATTTTAAAGGAAGACCAAGGTCAAAATACATGTATTTTCTCTACGGAATTTGCGCTGCGCATGATGGGCGATATTCAGCAATATTTTATTGACCATAAAGTGCGCAATTACTACTCGGTATCAATTTCGGGCTATCATATTGCGGAGGCAGGGGCAAATCCAATTTCACAGCTTGCCTTTACATTAGCAAATGGCTTTACTTATGTGGAATATTATTTAAGCCGAGGCATGCATATCGATGATTTTGCACCAAATTTGAGCTTCTTCTTCTCGAACGGTTTAGACCCTGAATATACGGTAATTGGTCGTGTTGCACGCCGTATTTGGGCAATTGTAATGCGCGATAAATATGGCGCTAACGAGCGTTCGCAAAAGCTGAAATACCATATTCAAACATCAGGTCGTAGCTTACATGCACAGGAAATTGATTTCAATGATATTCGTACAACATTGCAGGCATTAATGGCACTGCAGGACAATTGTAATTCATTGCACACGAATGCCTATGACGAAGCGATTACAACACCGACTGAGGAATCTGTGCGACGCGCGATGGCCATTCAAATGATTATTACGAAAGAACACGGCTTATCGAAAAACGAAAATCCTCTACAAGGAGCCTTTATCGTGGAGGAGTTAACGGATTTAGTAGAGCAGGCTGTTCTAGAGGAATTTGACCGTATGAATGACCGTGGCGGTGTACTTGGGGCAATGGAAACGCAATATCAGCGTGGAAAGATTCAAGAAGAGTCCATGTACTATGAGCATTTGAAGCATTCTGGAGAGTTACCGATTATCGGTGTTAATACGTATCTAAATCCAAATCCACCTTCAGCAGAGCAAATTGACAGCATGGAAATTGCACGTGCAACGCAGGAGGAAAAGGATTTACAAATCGCGAACTTAGAAGCATTTAAGGCACGTCATGCAAACGAAGCAGATGAAGCAATCAAACGCTTAAAGCACGCAGCTGTGACAGGTGGCAATATTTTTGCACAATTAATGGATACTGTGCAAGTTGCAAGCTTAGGCCAAATTACGAAAGCACTTTATGAAGTGGGTGGACAATACCGTCGTAATATGTAAATTGACTAGGGCTGTTTGGAAAGCAATTGCTTTCTGAGCGGCCCAATTTACACCTCCGATGTTAAAATTGAAAAAATTTCGAAAATGCAAATATAATAATATATTGAAGTGCTATAATTGCAGTATACTGAAGTAAGATGAATGAGACCAAAAAGGGCGGGTGGCAAAATGAAAAGCTTTCTAACATTTATGGTTATTATAACGGGCTTATTTGCCACCTTTGTATTGTATAATAGACAAATGGCCTCGATTCCTTTACTGCTTTTATCAGCATTTTTCTTTTACATAGGTGCGAAAGAGGTTGCAAAAATAAAAAATAGAAAATGAAGCTAGCATAGTTACGCTATGTTTGTATATAATGGATAACATGATTTGAAAAATTGGACTAAAATAGTTTCTAAAGGCATAATTAACTTTCAGGATCATGCCAAAACTAAATAAACGTAAAAAGAAAGGACGTGCACGATTTTGAACCTTCGTGAAATGACAAAAGAACAATTAGCTGAAGAATCACTAATCGACTTAGCATACGCAATTTTAGAAGAAAGAAAATCACCACTATTATTCGCCGATTTATTAAAAGAAATTCAAGTGTATAATGGTCTATCAGATGCTGAAATGAAAACACGCTTAATACAATTTTATACAGATATGAACATAGATGGTCGCTTCTTATTAAACCATGAAAATGGCTGGGGCTTACGCATTTGGTATAAGATTGAAACAATTGAAGAGGAAACTGCTCCAACAGTTAAAGTACGTAAGAAGAAGTCGAAGCAAGTAGAAGATGAGGATGAAGAAATTGAAGACCTCGATGAGGAAGATATCGGCTTTGAAGAAGACTTCGACGAGTTCGTAGAAGAAGAGGAAGAAATTGAAGAAGAGCTAATCGATTTTGATGATGAAGAAATCGAAGATATCGACGCTGAAATCGACGAGGACTTAATTGAGGAAGAAGATGAATTCCTTATCGATGAGGAAGAAGAATTAGAGGAAGATGAAGAGAACGAAGAGTAATTCTTCTTTTGACATGGCTCGTAATGGAAAGATTCCTAATCGTTAATACGAGATAAATTAAAATGTCATAAGCAAAAGTTCTTGACTTCTTTTCCGCTTCCATATAATCTTTTAATTGGGCTCCTTAAAAAAGGAGATTGACCGGATAAGTAACACGCTCCCCCTGCAAAATAAATGCAGGAGGAGCGTTTTTTGTTGTTGCTAACATACCCACAAAACTTGATTACCTATGATTAACTTCATTCAATGTACTGAAAGGTAGAAACCTCCCATTTCTACAAATGGTGAGATGAAGTTAAAACCTTCAGTAGATATGAAGGGGGGTAATTCAAGTTTTTCATAATTAGAAGGAGGAATACAAAATGACAAAGTATATTTTCGTAACAGGCGGCGTTGTATCTTCATTAGGAAAAGGAATCGTAGCGGCATCATTAGGTCGCATATTAAAAAATCGTGGATTGGAAGTAACGATTCAAAAATTCGACCCATACTTAAATATCGACCCAGGCACGATGAGCCCATACCAGCACGGAGAAGTTTTCGTAACAGACGATGGTGCTGAGGCTGACTTAGACTTAGGGCATTATGAGCGCTTTATCGATATCAACCTTGGCAAACACTCAACGGTTACGTCAGGTAAAGTATATCAATCTGTTTTAAATAAAGAACGACGTGGCGATTATAACGGTGGCACTGTTCAGGTAATTCCTCATGTAACAAATGAAATTAAAGAACGCATTCAACGTGCGGGTCGCGAAACTTCGGCAGACGTTGTGATTACAGAAATTGGCGGTACTGTAGGAGACTTTGAATCGCTTTCATTTCTAGAGGCAATACGCCAAATGCGTACAAACTTAGGACATAATAATGTTATGTACGTTCACTGTACATTGATGCCGTACATTAAAGCGGCGGGCGAAATGAAAACAAAGCCAACTCAACACTCTGTGAAAGAATTGCGCTCATTAGGTATTCAGCCAAACATTATCGTCTTGCGTACAGAGCAGCCTGTACCGCAAGAAATGAAGGAAAAAATTGCACTATTTTGTGACGTTCGACCATCAGATATTATTGAATCACGTGATGCAGAGCATTTATACGAAGTACCACTAAATTTATTGGCACAAGGCTTTGACCAAATTGTATTAGACCATTTTGGTATTGAAGCGCCAAAAGCAGATATGGAAGATTGGAAAGAGCTTGTTCATAAAGTGAAAAATTTAGGGAATAAAACTCGCATTGCTTTAGTAGGAAAATACGTAGAGCTTCAAGATGCCTATATTTCTGTAGTTGAAGCATTAAAGCATGCCGGCTATGTATATGACTCGGATATTGAAATTGATTGGATTAATGCCGAGGAAGTAACGGCTGCGAATGTAGAGCAAATATTAAATAAAGCGGATGGTATTTTAGTACCGGGTGGCTTTGGTGATCGTGGTATTGAAGGGAAAATCGAAGCAATTCGCTATGCGCGTGAAAATGATGTTCCATTTTTAGGTATTTGCTTAGGGATGCAGCTTGCGACAATTGAATTCGCACGCAATAAAATGGGCTTAGAAGGTGCGAATTCTACAGAATTAGATAAAGAAACAAAATATCCGATTATCGATTTCCTAGCAGACCAATCCGAGGATACAGATTTAGGCGGTACTTTACGTTTAGGCTTATATCCATGTAAGCTAAGGGAGGGTTCAGTAGCGCGCCATGCCTACAATGATGAAGAATTAGTTTATGAGCGCCATCGTCACCGTTATGAATTCAACAATGAATTCCGTGAGGCGATGGAGGCGGAAGGTATTGTCTTTTCAGGTGTTTCACCAGATAATAAGCTAGTGGAAATTATCGAGCTTCCAGACAAAAAGTTCTTTGTAGCTGCACAATTCCACCCAGAGCTCATTTCACGTCCGCAACGTCCACAACCGCTATTCCGTGAGTTTGTTGGTGCGGCATTTAACAATAAATAAGTAAGAAAAGGCTGTTAGGAGAGTAGGTATACACCAATACTTCCTAACAGCCTCTTCTATTTTTCGAATTAACCAAAAGGCGACTGAATTTCATCGTCTGCCTCATCATCCACTGCAAGCATTTCGTCATAAGACAGCTTAATTGCCTCATAGACGAAAAGCGCGACTAGTAAATGTGGCATTACAATACGTGCCCCAAGCTTTGTTGGATGAGGCAAAATGGCTCCACGTAAATTTAGGGAGACGTAAGTATAAGCGAGCTCGCTTAACTTATTATTATCATCTGCACGTTCACTAGCAATTGCTGCAAAAGGAATAAACGCATCATATAGCTGCTCTGCTAATGCAAGAGCTTGCGCATCGTTAGCATGTCGAGTAAAAATACATACTCGGTCGGCTTCAGTAATAACTGCATCGTCTGTCCATAAAGCCATTTTTGTCATTGGTTCGGCTGAAAGTTGCGCATTTTGTGCTACCCCCTGCATTTCACCAAAACAGGCAAAATAGACAGTTCCTTGCCCGATAGCAGCTTGTGCTAATAGGCGAGCTGTTTCCTCGATGGCATCCTCTTCGTTTTGTTGAATTTTTTGCAATACACCTGTTAGTTGTGTTGTTAAAATTTTCGACATAAATACACCTCTCCATCATTATAATTTTCACTAAAATAAAATGCAAAAATGCAAATTATATTGCTGATTATGAATCTCACTACAAAAAAAGGAAATTAATCTCATGGAACTATTGATTTATTTCGATATATGTAATAAATTACTAACATAAGGTAATTGTTCAAATTTTAGATATTTAACTTCTTTCAATGGATGTCACAGATTTTGAAGGGAGGCAAGCCCGATGCATGTCAGTTAATCGTTGGCACGTGTCGTAATAATTTTAGGGAATAATTTACTAACAAGCTCGGAAAAATCTGGATTAGAATTAACCAAAGTGTGATTGATGAATAAAGGGGGATGCTATTGTGGCAAAAATACTTATTGTAGACGATCAACAAGGGATTCGACTATTGTTAAACGAAGTTTTCAAAAAAGAGGGATATGAAACGTATTTAGCGTCAAATGGAATTGAAGCATTAAATATATTTAAAAATGAAGAAATTGATTGCGTCTTGCTTGATATGAAAATTCCCGGCATGAATGGAATTGAAATATTACGTGAATTACGTGCGCAAAGCGATGTAATAAATGTTGTTATGATGACAGCCTACGGTGAACAACAACTAATTGATGAGGCATTTCAACTAGGAGCAACAAAGTATTTTACCAAACCATTTAATATTTTTGAAGTGCGCGATGCAGTCAATGAAATACTAAATAACCGTAAAAATGAAGGTGTTTGAAATAACTTTTCAGACCCCTTCATTTTTGTTATGATAAGGATATGCGTTTATCTAGATTCAGCGAAGGCTCATTTGGAGTCAAAATAAACAATAACTGATCAACTATCCGAGGAGGATTTAATCATGGCATTAGTTTCGATGAAAGAAATGTTAATTAAAGCAAAAGCAGAAGGTTACGCAGTAGGACAGTTCAATATTAATAACTTAGAATTCACACAAGCCATTTTACAAGCTGCACAAGAAGAAAATTCACCAGTTATTTTAGGTGTATCGGAAGGTGCCGGGAAATATATGGGTGGCTTTATTGCGGTTGTTCATATGGTAAAAGGTTTAATCGAATCCTATAAGATTACAGTACCTGTGGCAATTCATTTAGACCACGGCTCGAGCTTTGAAAAATGTAAAGAGGCAATCGATGCAGGCTTTACTTCTGTTATGATTGATGCTTCTCACCATCCATTCGATGAAAATGTGAGTACAACTAAGGCTGTTGTGGAGTATGCGCATGCAAAAGGCGTATCTGTTGAAGCGGAGCTTGGCACAGTTGGTGGGGAAGAAGATGGCGTCATCGGTGGTATTATTTATGCAGATCCAGCCGAATGTAAGCGACTAGTAGAAGCAACGAATATTGATTGCTTAGCACCAGCATTAGGCTCTGTGCATGGACCATACAAAGGAGAGCCAAATTTAGGTTTTACTGAAATGGAGGAAATCTCTAAATTAGCAGACCTTCCATTAGTATTACACGGTGGAACAGGTATCCCAACAAAGGATATTCAACGTTCTATTTCATTAGGTACAGCGAAAATTAACGTCAATACAGAAAATCAAATTGCGGCAACAAAAGCAATTCGTGAAGTGCTAGCAAATGATACAAAGGTATATGACCCACGTAAATATTTAACACCTGCACGTGAAGCAATTAAAACAACAGTAGTTGGGAAAATGCGTGAATTCGGCAGCTCTCAAAAAGCATAAAATGCAATTGCAATCAGTGGGTGGGTCCTCATCCTCCACTGATTGTTAGTTTTCATCAATCATTCAGGTTATTTATCGTCCATTTGAACTGTTTTTCAGCAAATATAGGACCACTTGCCTGTATATGCGAGATAAATCATCCAAAAAATTTGGAAACAATGAATTATTCGCAGGAGAAGTGTCAGATTATTAAGCTTGACCTTCTCTTCATTTTTTGTTTGAAGTGAAATTGTTATTTAGGAGGATATTATAAAATGAAATTTTTTATTGATACAGCAAACTTTGAAGAAATCAAAGAAGCCTACTCATGGGGGATTTTATCTGGTGTTACGACAAACCCATCGCTAGTAGCAAAGGAGCCAGGTGTTAACTTCCATGATCGCCTAAAGGAAATCGCAGAGCTTGTTGACGGCTCAGTTTCTGGTGAGGTTATTTCTTTAGATGCTGAAGGAATGATTAGAGAAGGCGAGGAGCTAGCTGCAATTCATCCAAATATTACAGTGAAGCTACCGATGACGCCAGAAGGTTTAAAGGCATGTAAACATTTCTCTGAAAAAGGTATTAAAACAAACGTAACGCTTATTTTCAGCGCCAATCAAGCTTTAATGGCTGCCCGCGCAGGTGCAACTTACGTCTCTCCATTTCTAGGTCGTTTAGATGATATCGGACATAATGGTGTAGAGTTAATTTCTACAATTGCAGATATTTTCACGATACACGATATTAAAACAGAAATCATTGCTGCATCAATCCGTCACCCACAGCATATTACAGACGCAGCTCTAGCTGGTGCTCATATCTCAACAACACCATTTAAAGTATTACAGCAATTATTCAACCATCCATTAACAGATAAAGGAATTGAAGGGTTTTTAGCGGACTGGTCAAAGCGCCAAGGACAATAAAAAACACTTTCACTTTGAGGGAGATTCGTTATGGATGTTTATAAAATCACAGGACAACGACGTTTAAAAGGTACAGTGAAAGTTAGTGGAGCCAAAAATAGTGCAGTTGCTTTAATTCCGGCATCAATCCTAGCGAGTTCCTCCGTCACAATTGAAGGAATCCCTGCAATTTCAGACGCATGGACATTGAAAGCTTTACTAGAAGAAATTGGTGGGGAAGTGTCATTCGAGGACGGGCAAATGACAGTTGACCCAAGCAAGATGACAGCAATGCCACTGCCAAATGGCAATGTGAAAAAGCTACGTGCCTCATACTATATGATGGGCGCAATGCTAGGTCGCTTTAAAAAAGCAGTTATTGGCTTACCTGGAGGCTGTTTCTTAGGACCACGCCCAATTGACCAGCATATTAAAGGCTTTGAGGCATTAGGTGCAACAGTGTCAAATGAGCATGGTGCAATTTATTTACGTGCTGACGAATTGATAGGTGCGAAAATTTATTTAGACGTAGCAAGTGTAGGTGCAACTATTAATATTATGCTTGCCGCTGTTCGCGCAAAAGGACGCACAGTTATTGAGAATGCTGCGAAAGAACCAGAAATTATTGACGTTGCCACATTGTTAACAAATATGGGTGCGAAAATTAAAGGTGCAGGTACGAGCGTGATTCGCATTGATGGTGTAGAGGACTTACATGGTACAAATCATACGATTATTCCCGACCGTATTGAAGCCTCTACCTTTACGATTATGGCGGCAGCTATTGGTGATGGTGTCACAATTGATAACGTCATCCCATTGCATTTAGAGTCATTAGTAGCTAAATTAAGGGAAATGGGCGTTAAAGTAGAAATAGGAGAAGAAAGTATTTTTATACCAAAGCAAACAACTGATTTAACTGCTGTCGATATAAAAACACTTGTTTATCCTGGTATTGCCACAGATATTCAGCAGCCTTTATCTGTGCTACTAACACAAGCAAATGGCTCTTCAAAAGTAACGGATACAATCTATTCTGCAAGATTTAAGCATATTGACGAGCTGCGTAGAATGAATGCAAATGCACGAGTTGAGGGCAATACAGCAATTATTCAAGGGCCTACACAATTGCAAGGCTCAACTGTCACTGCCACAGATTTACGTGCGGGTGCAGCATTAGTATTAGCTGGATTAATTGCAGAAGGCGAAACAGAAATTCACGACATTTACCATATCGAGCGGGGTTACGGTGGATTGATTGAAAAACTTTGTGCACTTGGAGCGGAAATTCACCGTGAAACAATTGTACATACAAGCAAATAATTGACTGTTTACAATCGACGAAAAAGAAACCGTGAAGGTATGATAGCAGGAGGAAAAGGAAACATGGAACGCAGTTTATCAATGGAAGTAGTACGAGTAACAGAAGCAGCAGCGATTGCCTCTGCGAAATGGATGGGACGAGGCGAAAAAGTAGCTGCCGATGATGCAGCTACAACGGCGATGCGTACGATGTTCGATACAATTCCAATGCACGCGACAGTAGTAATTGGGGAAGGCGAAATGGACGAAGCGCCAATGCTTTATATTGGCGAAGAGCTTGGATTACGCAACGGTGGTCCAGAGGTTGACATCGCTGTAGACCCATTAGAGGGTACGAATATTATTGCTAAAGGAGCAAACGGCGCAATGACAGTGTTAGCAATTGCAGACCGCGGTAACTTGCTCAATGCACCAGATATGTATATGGATAAAATTGCTGTTGGCCCCGAGGCTGCGGGTAAAATTGATATTAATGCTTCTGTCACATATAATTTATTACAAGTTGCCAAAGCAAAAAATAAAAATGTCTCCGATGTTGTGGCTACATTACTGGATCGACCACGCCATCAAGCGATTGTCGATGAAATTCGTGAGGCAGGAGCGCGCATTAAGTTTATTCAAGATGGGGATGTAGGCGCAGCAATTAATACAGCATTCGATGAGACAGGTATCGATATTATGTTTGGTATCGGTGGCGCACCAGAAGGCGTCATCTCAGCAGTTGCGTTGAAATGCTTAGGTGGCGATTTCCAAGCGAAACTTGTACCTGAAAATGAAGAACAGTTAGAACGTTGTAATAAAATGGGCATTGATGTGAATAAAGTATTGTATATGGACGATTTGGTAAAAGGTGATGATGCTATTTTTGCAGCAACGGCTGTAACAGACTGTGAGCTTTTACGAGGCGTTCAATACAAAGGAGCATATGCCTTAACACATTCAGTTGTAATGCGTGCTAAATCGGGAACTGTACGATTTATTGAAGGTCGTCACAGCATTGAGAAAAAACCAACGTATTAAGCTTCTCTACGATAGGGCTGAGTTGAATCAGCCCTGCTCTTCTTAAGAACAATTCTCCGACAAGTAAAATTTTAAAAAGACTGGGGTCATCATATGACAGCTCTTACAATTGGGCAATTAGAAAATATGACATTAAAAGAGCTTTACGCTCTTGCACGAGATTATAAAATTTCATATTATAGCAAATTAACAAAAAAAGAATTAATTTTTGCGATTTTAAAAACACGTTCCGAGCAGGAAGGCTTCTTCTTTATGGAAGGGGTACTTGAAATTGTATCGCAGGAAGGCTTTGGATTTTTACGTCCAATCAACTACTCACCTTCTAAAGAAGACATATATATTTCTGCCTCGCAAATTCGACGTTTTGATTTACGTAATGGTGATAAAGTTTCAGGGAAGGTACGTCCACCAAAAGAAAATGAGCGCTATTATGGCTTATTACAGGTAGATGCAGTAAATGGTGAAGACCCTGAAGTTGCAAAAGAGCGAGTGCATTTCCCTGCCTTAACACCACTTTATCCAGACCGTCAAATTAAACTAGAAACAACATCTAAAAAATTATCTACACGTATCATGGATTTAATTGCACCGGTAGGATTTGGCCAGCGCGGTTTAATTGTCGCGCCACCGAAAGCAGGGAAGACATCTTTATTAAAGGAAATTGCAAATGCGATTACGACAAATTACCCTGAGGCAGAGTTAATCGTATTATTAATCGATGAGCGACCTGAAGAGGTAACAGATATTGAGCGTTCCGTAAAAGCGGACGTTGTTTCCTCGACATTCGATGAAGTACCTGAAAATCATGTCAAGGTAGCAGAAATCGTACTAGAGCGTGCGCGTCGTTTAGTAGAGCATAAACGTGATGTAATTATTTTAATGGACTCTATTACTCGTCTAGCGCGCGCTTATAACTTAGTTATTCCACCAAGTGGACGTACATTATCAGGCGGTATTGATCCTGCCGCATTCCATCGCCCAAAACGCTTCTTCGGCTCAGCCCGTAATATTGAAGAGGGTGGAAGTTTAACAATTTTAGCAACAGCTTTAGTTGATACAGGAAGCCGTATGGATGAAGTTATTTATGAGGAGTTTAAAGGTACAGGGAACTTAGAGCTGCATTTAGACCGAGCTTTAGCAGAGCGTCGAATTTTCCCTGCTTTAGATATTCGTCGCTCGGGTACGCGAAAAGAGGAATTGCTTATTCCAAAAGAGCAGCTAGATAAACTATGGGCAATTCGCAAAACATTTAGTGATGCACCAGACTTTGCTGAAAAGTTTTTACGCAAGTTGCGCACAACGGAAACAAACGAAGAATTTTTCGACAAGCTCAATGAGGACATGAAAAAAGCAACGAATGGTAAAGGGTTATTATAGGTGATAAACCTTTTGCAATAAGCTGATTTTCGCTGAATGGTGCAATTTCCCACATCTTCGTATGATAAGCACGCTAGTGTGCTTGAATTTTTGATAGAAGGGAACAGCGCATCGAATACTTGATAGATTATGAACAGCAGATAAAGCTCGTAGCCTTAAGCGCGAGAAAAATCTGCTGTTTTTCTTGTAGTTAGACGAAATTCAGTTACTTTGATAGGGGCTGTCCCAAAAAGCCGTGCATAGCCGGCTTTTGGGACAGTAGCGATGACCTTTTACAAAAGTGTTGACTCATATAAATACGGAAGGTCTCATTTGCAAGTGTGACGAACACTCGCTTTAGCAGTGTTTCTCTTCGTAAAAGAGAAGCGATGAAAACTTTTATTTCAATGCATCGTCAAAACAAAATGGACTTTCTCCTATTAACGCAGGCGTGTTGATTATGTAAATGCCTCCTATTGATTGGCGTGTTTTTAGGGAGAAATACTTTTTTAGGCAGACACTTGTTGATTGAAGTAGAGGATGGCGAGTGCTCCTAGTGGCTACTCGTTGCAAAGTAAACTTTCCAGCAGAAAGAGTGCGAGCTGTAAATCCATTTATTTCGGTATTTGCCGAAATAAATTAGTTGAAGCCGCACCTGCAACGGAAAACGATGATTTTTAGGTATTATCTGTAAAATAAAGGATAATC harbors:
- a CDS encoding UDP-N-acetylglucosamine 1-carboxyvinyltransferase, whose translation is MDVYKITGQRRLKGTVKVSGAKNSAVALIPASILASSSVTIEGIPAISDAWTLKALLEEIGGEVSFEDGQMTVDPSKMTAMPLPNGNVKKLRASYYMMGAMLGRFKKAVIGLPGGCFLGPRPIDQHIKGFEALGATVSNEHGAIYLRADELIGAKIYLDVASVGATINIMLAAVRAKGRTVIENAAKEPEIIDVATLLTNMGAKIKGAGTSVIRIDGVEDLHGTNHTIIPDRIEASTFTIMAAAIGDGVTIDNVIPLHLESLVAKLREMGVKVEIGEESIFIPKQTTDLTAVDIKTLVYPGIATDIQQPLSVLLTQANGSSKVTDTIYSARFKHIDELRRMNANARVEGNTAIIQGPTQLQGSTVTATDLRAGAALVLAGLIAEGETEIHDIYHIERGYGGLIEKLCALGAEIHRETIVHTSK
- the glpX gene encoding class II fructose-bisphosphatase, yielding MERSLSMEVVRVTEAAAIASAKWMGRGEKVAADDAATTAMRTMFDTIPMHATVVIGEGEMDEAPMLYIGEELGLRNGGPEVDIAVDPLEGTNIIAKGANGAMTVLAIADRGNLLNAPDMYMDKIAVGPEAAGKIDINASVTYNLLQVAKAKNKNVSDVVATLLDRPRHQAIVDEIREAGARIKFIQDGDVGAAINTAFDETGIDIMFGIGGAPEGVISAVALKCLGGDFQAKLVPENEEQLERCNKMGIDVNKVLYMDDLVKGDDAIFAATAVTDCELLRGVQYKGAYALTHSVVMRAKSGTVRFIEGRHSIEKKPTY
- the rho gene encoding transcription termination factor Rho, yielding MTALTIGQLENMTLKELYALARDYKISYYSKLTKKELIFAILKTRSEQEGFFFMEGVLEIVSQEGFGFLRPINYSPSKEDIYISASQIRRFDLRNGDKVSGKVRPPKENERYYGLLQVDAVNGEDPEVAKERVHFPALTPLYPDRQIKLETTSKKLSTRIMDLIAPVGFGQRGLIVAPPKAGKTSLLKEIANAITTNYPEAELIVLLIDERPEEVTDIERSVKADVVSSTFDEVPENHVKVAEIVLERARRLVEHKRDVIILMDSITRLARAYNLVIPPSGRTLSGGIDPAAFHRPKRFFGSARNIEEGGSLTILATALVDTGSRMDEVIYEEFKGTGNLELHLDRALAERRIFPALDIRRSGTRKEELLIPKEQLDKLWAIRKTFSDAPDFAEKFLRKLRTTETNEEFFDKLNEDMKKATNGKGLL